CGCACCACTCAGAAGTCTCTTGCCAGTTCCTCGAGGTGATATAGATCCCATGATAGCGTTATCGCACTTTTTCACTCCTATTGGAGTTATCGTGTCATTCATGGGCATACTACTCGTCTTAGTCAGGAGAAACTTGTCTGGGCTGGTTTTGCTTCTTATATCCGCACCGTTTGTTTCCTTGTGTTTGTATACTATACCAAACAATCCAGTTTACCCATGGCTTATGCGAAGGCACATAACCGTTGTCATACCAGTGCTCTGCATTTTCATGGGTCACGCTCTCGTAAGTATGCCTCGCGAGTTTTCATCTAAAGTTAGGAAAAATATCTCTAAGATGATCGCAATAGGTATCACTGTGTTGATTTCGGCAAATTCAATATTCTTAGTAGTTCCTTTAACAAAATCCCAATTCAATGGGTATGTCGATTTCGTAGACTCGATGGCCAACGATTTTGATTCTGCGGATGTATTATTCGACTGTTGTAGATTTACAGATGGTGCTGTCTCTCTCCCGTTAAAATACATTTACGGCTTGAACTCGATCTACATGTGGGAACAAGAAATTGAGGCAGATCAATTAAATTCAACTTTGGATTGGTTGATCAGTAGCAACTACACCGTCTATTTTCTATTTCCGAGCACATCGCGATTAAATGCTGTATCGAATCTGGTCGCGGACCACTATGATTTCGTTCACGTCAAGGATTATTCGGTCACCATAGATAAGATTGAATGGGAATGGAAAACATTCAATAACAAAAGGGTCACATACTTATTGACCCTTCAACTGTATGTCATCGAACCAACGAGATCGTGAAAAATGTTTTAGCCATTTTTTACGATTTTTATTATTAGGATGTAATTTGTGGAATAATTCCTTTCTTTTCTCTATCATCAAGAACATATTCTTTGCGGACTCCATGTGAGAATTTACCAAGACTCTTAAGAGTTCGCGAAACTCTAATTTTCCGACCAATGCATTTAACCTCTCAGTTTTCTTCATTCCTATTTTGAATCTATAAAAGAAAAAGAGCGGATAAATGAACCACATCGCCAATGGAATATTCTTAAACAGAACGTAATTTGAGTTTCTCAAAATCAAGTGCAATTTAAATTTGGGATCTTTTGAAGTTGAAGAGTAGCCATGTAAAGCGACAGCATTTCCGATGAGATACGATTTCCAACCGAAATATCTCAAACGCCACGCCAAATCGACATCCTCCATATATGCGAAGAAATCTTCATCAAAAAAACCTGCCATTTCAAGTGCTTCCCTTCTATAGAGAGCCGCAGTAGCACTTACTCCGAAGATCTCAAAATTTCGGGTGACCATATCCTCCTCTAAACAGATGCCAAGATTGACTGCACTACCGTCTGGAAGAGGCGCAATTCCGAGTGTGTTAATCCGTCGATCTGCCATAAATAATATCTTTCCCTGACAAGAACCCACCTCAGGATTCTCTACCATGAATTCAGCTAAGGTGGTGAGGTAATCCTTTTCCAGAAACGCATCATTATTTATGATGGCTAAGAACTTAACTCTCTTATCTTGCAAAGCGGTTCTGATGCCTACGTTAACTGCACCGGAAAATCCTTTGTTTTCATTGAGCGTTATTACTGTTACATGCGAATACCTTTCTGTTATCAATTGAACCGAATTGTCAGTTGATGCATTGTCAACCACAATTACCCATAGATCCGCCACAACTTGTTCCATTATGCGATCAAGACATGTTAAAATATAATCCGCCCCGTTATAATTTGGGATGATGACTGCTAATTTTCCGCACTCAATCATTGATTTTTCGCCCATTTCTTCTCAGCTCTTTTGGCTCTCTCTAAATATTCAGCTAAAGTTAATCTTTCCATATATGGAAGCCATTTCGCCATTTTGTGCTGTTTTTCTATTTTTCTAGATCGAAAACCATCAATTATTGCATCAAAAATATGCTGATTCAATTTTTTAAACCATTTCAGACCACAAAATCTAATTATTTTTAGCTCCCAGTACAAATAATTTAAAGATATAAGATGAACATTTCTAATCAATTCCGAGAGAGGAAAATGCTTGAGGAGAATTCTCGTCCTGTTCGCTTCCGCATATAGATGTTTGTAGAAGTTTAGAAGTTTTTGATCGCGGATCGTCTTTTTCACGGAGGAAGAATATTTATGATAAACAATTGAGGTGGGCATGTATACAATTTGGTAACCAAAATTCCTGACTCTTAAATTGAAATCCAACTCCTCCAAATACATAAAAAATTTTGGATCAAACAAATATGTCTTCTCGAAAACTTCATCAGCTACGAGCATGCAACACGCAGTTATCATTGGAACTATCTCCGGCTTATTGTATTGCCCTTCGTCGTACTCACAATTACCCCTCGAGTAAGCATATGCAGTATTGGTGAATATCGATCCTGCACTGTCGAGCAAATTCGTTCCTGATAGAAGGATCTTAGGGCCAGAGATCCCAACGTTCTGAAATAATTCAAATGCTTGTAGGAGCGGATAAATGAAGCCCTTAGAGACTGTGACGTCGTTATTTATTATCAGGTGGAAATCATAATTCTTCTTTTTTCTACGATACTCCAAGGCAACACTATGTGCTTGGGCAAAGCCGATATTTCTTTCGTTAAGTAATAATTCGACCTTATTATTTAGTCTGTCAATGAGTAATTTCTTCTCATTATTATTGGATCCATTATCGATGACTAGTATGTCAAAATTTTTGAATCCTGAATTCAACAATGATTCCACGCATTCGATTGTTTCCACTGCAGTGTTATAGTTGATTAGCTGCACTGAGATGCTCACTTCTTCTTTCAATCTCGCACCCCAACCATGTTTTTCATATTCATGCGATTTCAAATTCATCAATACACGGAGTCATCACGTTATATGACCCTCTATGGATTCAACTGCGGACTCGATTAATGACCCCATGCATATTAATCTTTGAAACACCTGTTATATGGTTCCAATGATTCGATTTCATTAGTGTCATTAGCGCAATAGCGAGCACTGAAATAAATGTATTGAGCATGATGTCGACATTAAAAAAAATGATTGAGACATCTTATCAAGTGATTATATATGCAAGACCACATTGATGAAGGAAGTTCCATCCGAATTTCTCTAAAGGACATCTATCTCTATCGATACTCGTATTAATAATACTCGTATTGATTTTTCTATGTATCCTTACAATTCTGATAAAAGTTGTTCCGTACTTGATTCATAATTATCGATTTGAAATTGGCTTCGATACTGGAATGCTCGAACAACATTTGTGAATCTATAATTCAATTCTGCTGAATCTTGGGATATATTACCTACTTATCCGCAATTCCCCGACCCTCTTCTAGCCTAAAAAAATGGGTAGAGCCAGGTTTTATGTTGTTTTTTCTATGTTACACGGCATTTCGAACATC
This region of Methanomassiliicoccales archaeon genomic DNA includes:
- a CDS encoding glycosyltransferase family 2 protein, yielding MGEKSMIECGKLAVIIPNYNGADYILTCLDRIMEQVVADLWVIVVDNASTDNSVQLITERYSHVTVITLNENKGFSGAVNVGIRTALQDKRVKFLAIINNDAFLEKDYLTTLAEFMVENPEVGSCQGKILFMADRRINTLGIAPLPDGSAVNLGICLEEDMVTRNFEIFGVSATAALYRREALEMAGFFDEDFFAYMEDVDLAWRLRYFGWKSYLIGNAVALHGYSSTSKDPKFKLHLILRNSNYVLFKNIPLAMWFIYPLFFFYRFKIGMKKTERLNALVGKLEFRELLRVLVNSHMESAKNMFLMIEKRKELFHKLHPNNKNRKKWLKHFSRSRWFDDIQLKGQ
- a CDS encoding glycosyltransferase family 2 protein, whose translation is MKEEVSISVQLINYNTAVETIECVESLLNSGFKNFDILVIDNGSNNNEKKLLIDRLNNKVELLLNERNIGFAQAHSVALEYRRKKKNYDFHLIINNDVTVSKGFIYPLLQAFELFQNVGISGPKILLSGTNLLDSAGSIFTNTAYAYSRGNCEYDEGQYNKPEIVPMITACCMLVADEVFEKTYLFDPKFFMYLEELDFNLRVRNFGYQIVYMPTSIVYHKYSSSVKKTIRDQKLLNFYKHLYAEANRTRILLKHFPLSELIRNVHLISLNYLYWELKIIRFCGLKWFKKLNQHIFDAIIDGFRSRKIEKQHKMAKWLPYMERLTLAEYLERAKRAEKKWAKNQ